A region of Diceros bicornis minor isolate mBicDic1 chromosome 31, mDicBic1.mat.cur, whole genome shotgun sequence DNA encodes the following proteins:
- the SLC25A45 gene encoding solute carrier family 25 member 45 — translation MPVEEFVAGWISGAVGLVLGHPFDTVKVRLQTQTTYHGIVDCMVKTYRHESLLGFFKGMSFPIVSIAVVNSVLFGVYSNTLLALTATSHQQRRAQPPSYMHIFVAGCTSGFLQAYCLAPFDLIKVRLQNQTEPRAKPGSPQPRYRGPVHCAASIFQAEGPRGLFRGAWALTLRDTPTVGIYFITYECLCRQSTPEGQNPSSATVLVAGGFAGITSWVAATPLDVIKARMQMAGLKQRAYQGVLDCIVSSARQEGLGVFFRGLTINSARAFPVNAVTFLSYEYLLRLWG, via the exons ATGCCAGTGGAGGAATTTGTGGCCGGCTGGATCTCCG GAGCTGTGGGCTTGGTCCTGGGACACCCCTTTGACACTGTAAAG GTGCGGCTGCAGACCCAGACCACATACCACGGCATCGTCGATTGTATGGTCAAGACTTACCGCCATGAGTCG ctcctgggcttcttcaAGGGAATGAGCTTCCCCATCGTGAGCATTGCTGTGGTCAACTCCGTCCTGTTCGGGGTCTACAGCAACACCCTGCTGGCACTCACAGCAACCTCCCACCAGCAGCGGCGGGCCCAGCCGCCTAGCTACATGCACATCTTTGTAGCCGGCTGCACCTCGGGATTCCTGCAG GCCTACTGCCTGGCCCCTTTTGACCTCATCAAAGTCCGGCTACAAAACCAGACAGAGCCGAGGGCGAAGCCAGGGAGCCCCCAACCCCGGTACCGGGGGCCCGTGCACTGTGCGGCCTCCATCTTCCAGGCGGAGGGGCCCCGGGGGCTGTTCCGAGGAGCGTGGGCCCTGACGCTGAGGGACACCCCCACAGTGGGAATCTATTTTATCACCTACGAATGTCTCTGTCGCCAGTCCACGCCGGAGGGCCAGAATCCCA GCTCGGCCACGGTGCTGGTGGCAGGAGGCTTTGCCGGCATCACCTCCTGGGTCGCAGCCACGCCCTTAGACGTGATCAAGGCCCGGATGCAGATGGCCGGGCTGAAGCAGAGGGCGTACCAGGGGGTGCTGGACTGCATAGTAAGCAGCGCCCGGCAGGAGGGACTGGGGGTCTTCTTCAGGGGGCTCACCATCAACAGTGCCCGCGCCTTTCCCGTCAACGCCGTCACCTTCCTCAGCTACGAGTACCTCCTCCGCTTGTGGGGATGA
- the TIGD3 gene encoding tigger transposable element-derived protein 3: MELSSKKKLHALSLAEKIQVLELLDESKMSQSEVARRFRVSQPQISRICKNKEKLLADWCSGTANRERKRKRESKYSGIDEALLCWYHIARAKAWDVTGPMLLHKAKELADIMGQDFVPSIGWLVRWKRRNNVGFGTRHVLAPPFPPEPPPPGPTSPAQPPLSLKDFSPEDVFGCAEVPLLYRAVPGTVGACERIQVLLCANSRGTEKRRAWVSGLRAAPRCFFGVSSEALPASYHADLGVPWSEWLAQFDGDMGQQGRQVALLLAARVVEGLAGPPGLCHVRLLPLSATSTTPSLPTSVVRAFKAHYRHRLLGKLAVVQNERAGTSLAEAAAGITVLDALHMAAVAWAKVPPQLIVRSFIQEGLAPGRTPLSLDKASEMPPVPGGLSLEEFSRFVDLEGEEAVSGVCKEEIGPEDEEGGGEDGFAPLPTKADALRALGTLRRWLECNGTSPELFEKFYACEEEVERICCL, encoded by the coding sequence ATGGAGCTGAGCAGCAAGAAGAAGCTTCATGCCCTGTCCCTGGCTGAGAAGATCCAGGTGCTGGAACTCCTGGATGAGTCCAAGATGTCCCAGTCGGAGGTGGCCCGACGCTTCCGGGTCTCCCAGCCCCAGATCTCACGCATCTGCAAGAATAAGGAGAAGCTGCTGGCCGACTGGTGCAGCGGCACGGCCAACCGGGAGCGCAAGCGCAAGCGCGAGTCCAAGTACAGCGGGATCGACGAGGCTCTGCTCTGCTGGTACCACATCGCCCGGGCCAAGGCCTGGGACGTGACGGGGCCCATGCTGCTCCACAAAGCCAAGGAGCTGGCCGACATCATGGGCCAGGATTTTGTGCCCAGCATCGGCTGGCTGGTCCGCTGGAAACGTCGAAACAATGTAGGCTTTGGGACCCGCCATGTTCTCGCGCCTCCGTTCCCCCCTGAGCCGCCTCCCCCAGGCCCCACATCCCCCGCCCAGCCGCCTCTTTCCCTTAAAGACTTCTCCCCAGAGGACGTTTTTGGCTGCGCTGAAGTGCCCTTGCTGTATCGAGCCGTGCCCGGCACAGTGGGTGCCTGTGAGCGCATACAGGTGCTACTGTGTGCCAACAGCAGGGGCACAGAGAAGCGGCGGGCGTGGGTCAGTGGGCTCCGGGCTGCACCGAGGTGCTTCTTTGGGGTCAGCAGTGAGGCTCTGCCTGCCTCCTACCACGCTGACCTGGGTGTCCCCTGGTCAGAGTGGTTGGCACAGTTCGACGGGGACATGGGGCAGCAGGGCCGACAGGTAGCCTTGCTGCTGGCCGCCCGAGTGGTGGAGGGGTTGGCAGGCCCGCCCGGGCTCTGCCATGTGAGGCTCCTGCCTCTGTCTGCCACCAGCACCACACCTTCCCTGCCCACCTCCGTGGTCCGGGCCTTCAAGGCCCATTACCGGCACCGTCTGTTGGGCAAGCTGGCTGTGGTCCAGAATGAGAGGGCTGGCACCTCGCTGGCTGAGGCTGCAGCAGGCATCACGGTGCTGGACGCACTGCACATGGCAGCAGTGGCCTGGGCCAAGGTGCCTCCTCAGCTCATCGTGCGCAGCTTCATTCAGGAAGGGCTAGCTCCTGGCAGAACACCCCTGTCCCTGGACAAAGCTTCTGAGATGCCACCTGTCCCCGGTGGGCTGAGCCTCGAGGAGTTTTCCCGCTTTGTGGACCTAGAGGGTGAGGAGGCTGTGTCTGGAGTGTGCAAAGAGGAGATAGGCCCTGAAGACGAGGAGGGGGGCGGAGAGGATGGCTTTGCACCCCTGCCCACCAAAGCCGACGCCCTCCGGGCCCTGGGCACGTTGAGGAGGTGGCTGGAGTGTAATGGCACCTCCCCTGAGCTGTTTGAAAAATTCTACGCGTGCGAGGAGGAGGTGGAGCGTATCTGCTGCCTGTGA
- the DPF2 gene encoding zinc finger protein ubi-d4, whose amino-acid sequence MAAVVENVVKLLGEQYYKDAMEQCHNYNARLCAERSVRLPFLDSQTGVAQSNCYIWMEKRHRGPGLASGQLYSYPARRWRKKRRAHPPEDPRLSFPSIKPDTDQTLKKEGLISQDGSSLEALLRTDPLEKRGAPDPRVDDDSLGEFPVTNSRARKRILEPDDFLDDLDDEDYEEDTPKRRGKGKSKGKGVGSARKKLDASILEDRDKPYACDICGKRYKNRPGLSYHYAHSHLAEEEGEDKEDSQPPTPVSQRSEEQKSKKGPDGLALPNNYCDFCLGDSKINKKTGQPEELVSCSDCGRSGHPSCLQFTPVMMAAVKTYRWQCIECKCCNICGTSENDDQLLFCDDCDRGYHMYCLTPSMSEPPEGSWSCHLCLDLLKEKASIYQNQNSS is encoded by the exons ATGGCGGCTGTGGTGGAAAATGTAGTGAAGCT CCTGGGGGAGCAGTACTACAAAGATGCCATGGAGCAGTGCCACAATTACAACGCCCGCCTCTGTGCCGAGCGCAGCGTGCGCCTGCCTTTCTTGGACTCACAGACCGGAGTAGCCCAGAGCAACTGTTATATCTGGATGGAAAAGCGACACCGGGGTCCAG GATTGGCCTCTGGGCAGCTGTACTCCTACCCTGCCCGGCGCTGGCGGAAAAAGCGGCGAGCCCACCCTCCTGAGGATCCAAGACTTTCTTTCCCATCTATCAAACCAG ATACAGACCAGACCCTGAAGAAGGAGGGGCTCATCTCTCAGGACGGCAGTAGTTTAGAGGCTCTGTTGCGCACCGACCCCCTGGAGAAGCGAGGTGCCCCAGACCCCCGAGTAGATGATGACAGCCTGGGCGAGTTTCCTGTGACCAACAGTCGAGCACGAAAG CGGATCCTAGAACCAGATGACTTCCTGGATGACCTCGACGATGAGGACTATGAAGAAGACACTCCCAAGCGTCGGGGCAAGGGGAAATCCAAG GGTAAAGGTGTGGGCAGTGCTCGTAAGAAGCTAGACGCTTCCATCCTGGAGGATCGGGACAAGCCTTATGCCTGTGACA TTTGTGGAAAACGTTACAAGAACCGACCAGGCCTCAGTTACCACtatgcccactcccacttggctGAGGAGGAGGGCGAGGACAAGGAGGACTCGCAGCCACCCACCCCGGTTTCCCAGAGGTCCGAGGAGCAGAAAT CCAAGAAGGGTCCCGATGGATTGGCCCTGCCCAACAACTACTGCGACTTCTGCCTGGGGGACTCAAAGATCAACAAGAAGACAGGACAACCCGAGGAGCTGGTGTCCTGTTCTGACTGTGGCCGCTCAG GGCACCCGTCCTGCCTGCAGTTCACCCCGGTGATGATGGCGGCCGTGAAGACCTACCGCTGGCAGTGCATCGAATGCAAGTGCTGCAACATCTGCGGCACTTCCGAGAACGAC GACCAGCTGCTCTTCTGTGACGACTGTGATCGCGGCTACCACATGTACTGTCTCACCCCATCCATGTCTGAGCCTCCTGAAG GAAGTTGGAGCTGCCACTTGTGTCTGGACCTGTTGAAGGAGAAAGCGTCCATCTACCAGAACCAGAACTCCTCTTGA